The Arachis ipaensis cultivar K30076 chromosome B07, Araip1.1, whole genome shotgun sequence genome includes a window with the following:
- the LOC107607908 gene encoding uncharacterized protein LOC107607908: MDNWIDECLFNESEEKNIERRSFLTPRRWIKRDREAGHDRLFKDYFADEPVYNADIFRRKFRMRIHVFLRIVDTLSNVYIYFQQRVDSIRRRGLSPLQKYTTAIWMLAYGITADAVDGYVHISGSTIIKCLKKFVEGVISVFDDEYLRKSNSNDVQRLL, encoded by the coding sequence ATGGATAATTGGATTGATGAATGTTTGTTCAATGAGTCAGAAGAAAAAAATATCGAGAGAAGATCTTTTCTAACTCCTCGTAGATGGATTAAAAGAGATCGAGAAGCAGGACATGATCGCCTTTTCAAAGATTACTTTGCAGATGAGCCGGTGTATAATGCTGACATTTTTCGACGAAAGTTTAGAATGAGAATACATGTGTTTCTTCGGATAGTAGACACCCTCTCAAATGTCTATATTTATTTCCAACAGAGGGTCGATTCTATTAGGAGAAGAGGCTTGTCACCACTGCAAAAATACACTACTGCGATATGGATGTTAGCGTATGGCATAACAGCTGATGCTGTTGATGGTTATGTGCACATAAGCGGGAGCACTATAATTAAATGCTTGAAAAAATTTGTTGAAGGTGTCATTTCAGTGTTCGATGATGAATACTTgcgaaaatcaaattcaaatgatGTACAACGCCTACTATAA
- the LOC107606210 gene encoding mechanosensitive ion channel protein 2, chloroplastic isoform X3 — translation MLCSFHHHHLGLQFHSTMAYSGSHRLHSNIESCGFCHPMCADRLCFVNINHSPECLRRDSSALILSRVHVPLRPLRCVSVCQSTLIPAGGCEAPLRNLATISLSRPQCTISGKPIVQFVHQFIPALGIIGFAVWGLEPLLRLSRTLFLQKTDKSWKKSSLRYLMKSYLQPLLLWTGVMLICRDLDPLVLPSETSQAVKQRLLSFVRSLSTVLTFAYCSSSLIKQAQKSCMEMNDSSDERNMRIDFTGKALYTAIWVAAVSLFMELLGFSTQKWLTAGGLGTVLLSLAGREIFMNFLSSIMIHTTRPFVVNERIKTKIKDDEVSGRVEHVGWWSPTIVRGADCEAVHIPNQKLSVNIVRNLSKKSHWRIKTHLAISHLDVNKINNILADMRKVLAKNPQIEQKRLHRRVFLEDINPENQALMILISCFVKTSHSEEYLRVKEAILLDLLRVIDHHGARLATPIRTIQKMYSVTDSEADPFDENLFTRSRAKANRPFSSKDSPYNVKPSIHSNITNEKDTKFEETLTSDLKVDDDFAGPSTSTSSVNSSNEKFNPSESKTKNMDRDNSVQKTSKSMQPKEKAGSAGNRTSPEFLLTSKKSGRGDATNSVTSSPSKKGEEKDKSGGSSSSTIPSLKENIVLDAALLGAKRTLEIDDKISPPIAAEPPEFAIQQKGCEPRGIKDHKGCKKSPNAKQSD, via the exons ATGTTGTGCtcatttcatcatcatcaccttgGGCTTCAGTTCCATTCAACAATGGCCTATTCGGGTTCACATAGGCTACACAGCAATATCGAAAGCTGCGGTTTTTGTCAT CCCATGTGTGCAGATCGATTGTGTTTTGTAAATATCAATCATTCGCCAGAGTGTTTG AGGCGGGATTCTTCTGCACTTATCCTATCCAGAGTACATGTCCCACTTAGGCCCTTACGATGTGTTTCGGTGTGCCAGTCCACACTAATACCAGCTGGAGGGTGTGAGGCTCCACTCAGGAATTTGGCTACTATTTCTTTATCAAG GCCACAGTGCACTATATCAGGAAAACCCATTGTACAATTTGTACATCAATTCATCCCTGCCCTTGGTATCATTGGTTTTGCTGTCTGGGGTCTAGAGCCACTTCTGCGCCTGAGCAGGACTCTATTTCTGCAA AAGACTGACAAAAGTTGGAAGAAAAGTAGTTTGCGTTATTTAATGAAATCTTATCTTCAACCTTTGCTGCTATGGACAGGGGTTATGCTCATATGCAG GGATTTAGATCCATTAGTCTTACCATCAGAAACCAGTCAGGCTGTGAAGCAACGGCTGCTGAGTTTTGTGAGATCCTTGTCAACAGTCCTTACATTTGCTTATTGTTCTTCAAG CTTAATTAAGCAAGCACAAAAAAGTTGTATGGAGATGAATGACTCCAGTGATGAAAGGAAT ATGAGGATTGATTTTACTGGTAAAGCTTTATATACTGCAATATGGGTAGCTGCTGTGTCACTGTTCATGGAGTTGCTGGGATTCTCCACACAGAAATGGTTGACTGCTGGTGGTTTGGGCACAGTATTGCTTTCGCTTGCAGGTCGTGAG ATATTCATGAACTTCCTTTCAAGTATAATGATTCATACAACTCGACCATTTGTTGTGAATGAGCGGATTAAAACAAAGATTAAAGATGATGAGGTTTCTGGTAGAGTTGAG CATGTAGGCTGGTGGTCACCAACAATTGTTAGAGGTGCTGATTGTGAAGCAGTACATATTCCTAACCAGAAGTTGAGTGTAAACATTGTAAGGAATCTTAGTAAGAAATCTCATTGGCGCATCAAGACTCATCTTGCCATCAGTCACTTGGATGTTAACAAGATCAAT AATATCCTAGCTGATATGCGCAAGGTTTTGGCTAAAAATCCTCAAATAGAGCAGAAAAGATTGCATAGAAGGGTTTTTCTGGAGGATATCAATCCAGAAAATCAGGCTCTTATG ATATTAATATCTTGCTTTGTTAAAACTTCACATTCCGAAGAGTACCTTCGTGTTAAG GAGGCTATTCTCTTGGATCTTCTCAGAGTTATCGATCATCATGGAGCTCGACTAGCGACCCCCATCCGCACAATTCAGAAGATGTACAGTGTCACTGATTCAGAAGCCGATCCATTTGATGAGAACCTATTCACTCGTTCCAGAGCTAAGGCTAACCGTCCATTCTCATCAAAGGATTCACCTTACAATGTTAAGCCTTCAATTCATTCGAACATTACAAACGAGAAGGATACCAAGTTTGAGGAAACCTTGACATCTGACTTAAAAGTAGATGACGACTTTGCAGGGCCATCAACCTCCACATCCAGTGTAAACTCCAGCAACGAGAAATTTAACCCTTCTGAATCCAAAACCAAGAATATGGATCGTGACAATTCGGTCCAGAAGACATCCAAATCCATGCAGCCCAAGGAAAAAGCAGGAAGTGCAGGAAACAGGACATCACCGGAATTTTTGTTGACTTCCAAGAAGTCAGGCAGAGGAGATGCTACTAATTCTGTTACCTCTTCACCATCAAAGAAAGGtgaagaaaaagataaatctggtgGCTCATCATCATCAACTATTCCTTCCTTGAAAGAGAATATTGTTCTTGATGCTGCCTTGCTGGGAGCGAAACGAACACTTGAAATAGACGACAAAATTAGTCCACCTATCGCTGCAGAGCCTCCAGAATTCGCTATCCAACAGAAAGGATGTGAACCTCGTGGAATTAAGGATCACAAGGGTTGTAAGAAGTCTCCTAATGCTAAGCAGAGTGATTAG
- the LOC107606210 gene encoding mechanosensitive ion channel protein 2, chloroplastic isoform X2 has translation MLCSFHHHHLGLQFHSTMAYSGSHRLHSNIESCGFCHKPMCADRLCFVNINHSPECLRRDSSALILSRVHVPLRPLRCVSVCQSTLIPAGGCEAPLRNLATISLSRPQCTISGKPIVQFVHQFIPALGIIGFAVWGLEPLLRLSRTLFLQTDKSWKKSSLRYLMKSYLQPLLLWTGVMLICRDLDPLVLPSETSQAVKQRLLSFVRSLSTVLTFAYCSSSLIKQAQKSCMEMNDSSDERNMRIDFTGKALYTAIWVAAVSLFMELLGFSTQKWLTAGGLGTVLLSLAGREIFMNFLSSIMIHTTRPFVVNERIKTKIKDDEVSGRVEHVGWWSPTIVRGADCEAVHIPNQKLSVNIVRNLSKKSHWRIKTHLAISHLDVNKINNILADMRKVLAKNPQIEQKRLHRRVFLEDINPENQALMILISCFVKTSHSEEYLRVKEAILLDLLRVIDHHGARLATPIRTIQKMYSVTDSEADPFDENLFTRSRAKANRPFSSKDSPYNVKPSIHSNITNEKDTKFEETLTSDLKVDDDFAGPSTSTSSVNSSNEKFNPSESKTKNMDRDNSVQKTSKSMQPKEKAGSAGNRTSPEFLLTSKKSGRGDATNSVTSSPSKKGEEKDKSGGSSSSTIPSLKENIVLDAALLGAKRTLEIDDKISPPIAAEPPEFAIQQKGCEPRGIKDHKGCKKSPNAKQSD, from the exons ATGTTGTGCtcatttcatcatcatcaccttgGGCTTCAGTTCCATTCAACAATGGCCTATTCGGGTTCACATAGGCTACACAGCAATATCGAAAGCTGCGGTTTTTGTCAT AAGCCCATGTGTGCAGATCGATTGTGTTTTGTAAATATCAATCATTCGCCAGAGTGTTTG AGGCGGGATTCTTCTGCACTTATCCTATCCAGAGTACATGTCCCACTTAGGCCCTTACGATGTGTTTCGGTGTGCCAGTCCACACTAATACCAGCTGGAGGGTGTGAGGCTCCACTCAGGAATTTGGCTACTATTTCTTTATCAAG GCCACAGTGCACTATATCAGGAAAACCCATTGTACAATTTGTACATCAATTCATCCCTGCCCTTGGTATCATTGGTTTTGCTGTCTGGGGTCTAGAGCCACTTCTGCGCCTGAGCAGGACTCTATTTCTGCAA ACTGACAAAAGTTGGAAGAAAAGTAGTTTGCGTTATTTAATGAAATCTTATCTTCAACCTTTGCTGCTATGGACAGGGGTTATGCTCATATGCAG GGATTTAGATCCATTAGTCTTACCATCAGAAACCAGTCAGGCTGTGAAGCAACGGCTGCTGAGTTTTGTGAGATCCTTGTCAACAGTCCTTACATTTGCTTATTGTTCTTCAAG CTTAATTAAGCAAGCACAAAAAAGTTGTATGGAGATGAATGACTCCAGTGATGAAAGGAAT ATGAGGATTGATTTTACTGGTAAAGCTTTATATACTGCAATATGGGTAGCTGCTGTGTCACTGTTCATGGAGTTGCTGGGATTCTCCACACAGAAATGGTTGACTGCTGGTGGTTTGGGCACAGTATTGCTTTCGCTTGCAGGTCGTGAG ATATTCATGAACTTCCTTTCAAGTATAATGATTCATACAACTCGACCATTTGTTGTGAATGAGCGGATTAAAACAAAGATTAAAGATGATGAGGTTTCTGGTAGAGTTGAG CATGTAGGCTGGTGGTCACCAACAATTGTTAGAGGTGCTGATTGTGAAGCAGTACATATTCCTAACCAGAAGTTGAGTGTAAACATTGTAAGGAATCTTAGTAAGAAATCTCATTGGCGCATCAAGACTCATCTTGCCATCAGTCACTTGGATGTTAACAAGATCAAT AATATCCTAGCTGATATGCGCAAGGTTTTGGCTAAAAATCCTCAAATAGAGCAGAAAAGATTGCATAGAAGGGTTTTTCTGGAGGATATCAATCCAGAAAATCAGGCTCTTATG ATATTAATATCTTGCTTTGTTAAAACTTCACATTCCGAAGAGTACCTTCGTGTTAAG GAGGCTATTCTCTTGGATCTTCTCAGAGTTATCGATCATCATGGAGCTCGACTAGCGACCCCCATCCGCACAATTCAGAAGATGTACAGTGTCACTGATTCAGAAGCCGATCCATTTGATGAGAACCTATTCACTCGTTCCAGAGCTAAGGCTAACCGTCCATTCTCATCAAAGGATTCACCTTACAATGTTAAGCCTTCAATTCATTCGAACATTACAAACGAGAAGGATACCAAGTTTGAGGAAACCTTGACATCTGACTTAAAAGTAGATGACGACTTTGCAGGGCCATCAACCTCCACATCCAGTGTAAACTCCAGCAACGAGAAATTTAACCCTTCTGAATCCAAAACCAAGAATATGGATCGTGACAATTCGGTCCAGAAGACATCCAAATCCATGCAGCCCAAGGAAAAAGCAGGAAGTGCAGGAAACAGGACATCACCGGAATTTTTGTTGACTTCCAAGAAGTCAGGCAGAGGAGATGCTACTAATTCTGTTACCTCTTCACCATCAAAGAAAGGtgaagaaaaagataaatctggtgGCTCATCATCATCAACTATTCCTTCCTTGAAAGAGAATATTGTTCTTGATGCTGCCTTGCTGGGAGCGAAACGAACACTTGAAATAGACGACAAAATTAGTCCACCTATCGCTGCAGAGCCTCCAGAATTCGCTATCCAACAGAAAGGATGTGAACCTCGTGGAATTAAGGATCACAAGGGTTGTAAGAAGTCTCCTAATGCTAAGCAGAGTGATTAG
- the LOC107606210 gene encoding mechanosensitive ion channel protein 2, chloroplastic isoform X1, protein MLCSFHHHHLGLQFHSTMAYSGSHRLHSNIESCGFCHKPMCADRLCFVNINHSPECLRRDSSALILSRVHVPLRPLRCVSVCQSTLIPAGGCEAPLRNLATISLSRPQCTISGKPIVQFVHQFIPALGIIGFAVWGLEPLLRLSRTLFLQKTDKSWKKSSLRYLMKSYLQPLLLWTGVMLICRDLDPLVLPSETSQAVKQRLLSFVRSLSTVLTFAYCSSSLIKQAQKSCMEMNDSSDERNMRIDFTGKALYTAIWVAAVSLFMELLGFSTQKWLTAGGLGTVLLSLAGREIFMNFLSSIMIHTTRPFVVNERIKTKIKDDEVSGRVEHVGWWSPTIVRGADCEAVHIPNQKLSVNIVRNLSKKSHWRIKTHLAISHLDVNKINNILADMRKVLAKNPQIEQKRLHRRVFLEDINPENQALMILISCFVKTSHSEEYLRVKEAILLDLLRVIDHHGARLATPIRTIQKMYSVTDSEADPFDENLFTRSRAKANRPFSSKDSPYNVKPSIHSNITNEKDTKFEETLTSDLKVDDDFAGPSTSTSSVNSSNEKFNPSESKTKNMDRDNSVQKTSKSMQPKEKAGSAGNRTSPEFLLTSKKSGRGDATNSVTSSPSKKGEEKDKSGGSSSSTIPSLKENIVLDAALLGAKRTLEIDDKISPPIAAEPPEFAIQQKGCEPRGIKDHKGCKKSPNAKQSD, encoded by the exons ATGTTGTGCtcatttcatcatcatcaccttgGGCTTCAGTTCCATTCAACAATGGCCTATTCGGGTTCACATAGGCTACACAGCAATATCGAAAGCTGCGGTTTTTGTCAT AAGCCCATGTGTGCAGATCGATTGTGTTTTGTAAATATCAATCATTCGCCAGAGTGTTTG AGGCGGGATTCTTCTGCACTTATCCTATCCAGAGTACATGTCCCACTTAGGCCCTTACGATGTGTTTCGGTGTGCCAGTCCACACTAATACCAGCTGGAGGGTGTGAGGCTCCACTCAGGAATTTGGCTACTATTTCTTTATCAAG GCCACAGTGCACTATATCAGGAAAACCCATTGTACAATTTGTACATCAATTCATCCCTGCCCTTGGTATCATTGGTTTTGCTGTCTGGGGTCTAGAGCCACTTCTGCGCCTGAGCAGGACTCTATTTCTGCAA AAGACTGACAAAAGTTGGAAGAAAAGTAGTTTGCGTTATTTAATGAAATCTTATCTTCAACCTTTGCTGCTATGGACAGGGGTTATGCTCATATGCAG GGATTTAGATCCATTAGTCTTACCATCAGAAACCAGTCAGGCTGTGAAGCAACGGCTGCTGAGTTTTGTGAGATCCTTGTCAACAGTCCTTACATTTGCTTATTGTTCTTCAAG CTTAATTAAGCAAGCACAAAAAAGTTGTATGGAGATGAATGACTCCAGTGATGAAAGGAAT ATGAGGATTGATTTTACTGGTAAAGCTTTATATACTGCAATATGGGTAGCTGCTGTGTCACTGTTCATGGAGTTGCTGGGATTCTCCACACAGAAATGGTTGACTGCTGGTGGTTTGGGCACAGTATTGCTTTCGCTTGCAGGTCGTGAG ATATTCATGAACTTCCTTTCAAGTATAATGATTCATACAACTCGACCATTTGTTGTGAATGAGCGGATTAAAACAAAGATTAAAGATGATGAGGTTTCTGGTAGAGTTGAG CATGTAGGCTGGTGGTCACCAACAATTGTTAGAGGTGCTGATTGTGAAGCAGTACATATTCCTAACCAGAAGTTGAGTGTAAACATTGTAAGGAATCTTAGTAAGAAATCTCATTGGCGCATCAAGACTCATCTTGCCATCAGTCACTTGGATGTTAACAAGATCAAT AATATCCTAGCTGATATGCGCAAGGTTTTGGCTAAAAATCCTCAAATAGAGCAGAAAAGATTGCATAGAAGGGTTTTTCTGGAGGATATCAATCCAGAAAATCAGGCTCTTATG ATATTAATATCTTGCTTTGTTAAAACTTCACATTCCGAAGAGTACCTTCGTGTTAAG GAGGCTATTCTCTTGGATCTTCTCAGAGTTATCGATCATCATGGAGCTCGACTAGCGACCCCCATCCGCACAATTCAGAAGATGTACAGTGTCACTGATTCAGAAGCCGATCCATTTGATGAGAACCTATTCACTCGTTCCAGAGCTAAGGCTAACCGTCCATTCTCATCAAAGGATTCACCTTACAATGTTAAGCCTTCAATTCATTCGAACATTACAAACGAGAAGGATACCAAGTTTGAGGAAACCTTGACATCTGACTTAAAAGTAGATGACGACTTTGCAGGGCCATCAACCTCCACATCCAGTGTAAACTCCAGCAACGAGAAATTTAACCCTTCTGAATCCAAAACCAAGAATATGGATCGTGACAATTCGGTCCAGAAGACATCCAAATCCATGCAGCCCAAGGAAAAAGCAGGAAGTGCAGGAAACAGGACATCACCGGAATTTTTGTTGACTTCCAAGAAGTCAGGCAGAGGAGATGCTACTAATTCTGTTACCTCTTCACCATCAAAGAAAGGtgaagaaaaagataaatctggtgGCTCATCATCATCAACTATTCCTTCCTTGAAAGAGAATATTGTTCTTGATGCTGCCTTGCTGGGAGCGAAACGAACACTTGAAATAGACGACAAAATTAGTCCACCTATCGCTGCAGAGCCTCCAGAATTCGCTATCCAACAGAAAGGATGTGAACCTCGTGGAATTAAGGATCACAAGGGTTGTAAGAAGTCTCCTAATGCTAAGCAGAGTGATTAG
- the LOC107606210 gene encoding mechanosensitive ion channel protein 2, chloroplastic isoform X4 codes for MLCSFHHHHLGLQFHSTMAYSGSHRLHSNIESCGFCHKPMCADRLCFVNINHSPECLRRDSSALILSRVHVPLRPLRCVSVCQSTLIPAGGCEAPLRNLATISLSRPQCTISGKPIVQFVHQFIPALGIIGFAVWGLEPLLRLSRTLFLQKTDKSWKKSSLRYLMKSYLQPLLLWTGVMLICRDLDPLVLPSETSQAVKQRLLSFVRSLSTVLTFAYCSSSLIKQAQKSCMEMNDSSDERNMRIDFTGKALYTAIWVAAVSLFMELLGFSTQKWLTAGGLGTVLLSLAGREIFMNFLSSIMIHTTRPFVVNERIKTKIKDDEVSGRVEHVGWWSPTIVRGADCEAVHIPNQKLSVNIVRNLSKKSHWRIKTHLAISHLDVNKINNILADMRKVLAKNPQIEQKRLHRRVFLEDINPENQALMEAILLDLLRVIDHHGARLATPIRTIQKMYSVTDSEADPFDENLFTRSRAKANRPFSSKDSPYNVKPSIHSNITNEKDTKFEETLTSDLKVDDDFAGPSTSTSSVNSSNEKFNPSESKTKNMDRDNSVQKTSKSMQPKEKAGSAGNRTSPEFLLTSKKSGRGDATNSVTSSPSKKGEEKDKSGGSSSSTIPSLKENIVLDAALLGAKRTLEIDDKISPPIAAEPPEFAIQQKGCEPRGIKDHKGCKKSPNAKQSD; via the exons ATGTTGTGCtcatttcatcatcatcaccttgGGCTTCAGTTCCATTCAACAATGGCCTATTCGGGTTCACATAGGCTACACAGCAATATCGAAAGCTGCGGTTTTTGTCAT AAGCCCATGTGTGCAGATCGATTGTGTTTTGTAAATATCAATCATTCGCCAGAGTGTTTG AGGCGGGATTCTTCTGCACTTATCCTATCCAGAGTACATGTCCCACTTAGGCCCTTACGATGTGTTTCGGTGTGCCAGTCCACACTAATACCAGCTGGAGGGTGTGAGGCTCCACTCAGGAATTTGGCTACTATTTCTTTATCAAG GCCACAGTGCACTATATCAGGAAAACCCATTGTACAATTTGTACATCAATTCATCCCTGCCCTTGGTATCATTGGTTTTGCTGTCTGGGGTCTAGAGCCACTTCTGCGCCTGAGCAGGACTCTATTTCTGCAA AAGACTGACAAAAGTTGGAAGAAAAGTAGTTTGCGTTATTTAATGAAATCTTATCTTCAACCTTTGCTGCTATGGACAGGGGTTATGCTCATATGCAG GGATTTAGATCCATTAGTCTTACCATCAGAAACCAGTCAGGCTGTGAAGCAACGGCTGCTGAGTTTTGTGAGATCCTTGTCAACAGTCCTTACATTTGCTTATTGTTCTTCAAG CTTAATTAAGCAAGCACAAAAAAGTTGTATGGAGATGAATGACTCCAGTGATGAAAGGAAT ATGAGGATTGATTTTACTGGTAAAGCTTTATATACTGCAATATGGGTAGCTGCTGTGTCACTGTTCATGGAGTTGCTGGGATTCTCCACACAGAAATGGTTGACTGCTGGTGGTTTGGGCACAGTATTGCTTTCGCTTGCAGGTCGTGAG ATATTCATGAACTTCCTTTCAAGTATAATGATTCATACAACTCGACCATTTGTTGTGAATGAGCGGATTAAAACAAAGATTAAAGATGATGAGGTTTCTGGTAGAGTTGAG CATGTAGGCTGGTGGTCACCAACAATTGTTAGAGGTGCTGATTGTGAAGCAGTACATATTCCTAACCAGAAGTTGAGTGTAAACATTGTAAGGAATCTTAGTAAGAAATCTCATTGGCGCATCAAGACTCATCTTGCCATCAGTCACTTGGATGTTAACAAGATCAAT AATATCCTAGCTGATATGCGCAAGGTTTTGGCTAAAAATCCTCAAATAGAGCAGAAAAGATTGCATAGAAGGGTTTTTCTGGAGGATATCAATCCAGAAAATCAGGCTCTTATG GAGGCTATTCTCTTGGATCTTCTCAGAGTTATCGATCATCATGGAGCTCGACTAGCGACCCCCATCCGCACAATTCAGAAGATGTACAGTGTCACTGATTCAGAAGCCGATCCATTTGATGAGAACCTATTCACTCGTTCCAGAGCTAAGGCTAACCGTCCATTCTCATCAAAGGATTCACCTTACAATGTTAAGCCTTCAATTCATTCGAACATTACAAACGAGAAGGATACCAAGTTTGAGGAAACCTTGACATCTGACTTAAAAGTAGATGACGACTTTGCAGGGCCATCAACCTCCACATCCAGTGTAAACTCCAGCAACGAGAAATTTAACCCTTCTGAATCCAAAACCAAGAATATGGATCGTGACAATTCGGTCCAGAAGACATCCAAATCCATGCAGCCCAAGGAAAAAGCAGGAAGTGCAGGAAACAGGACATCACCGGAATTTTTGTTGACTTCCAAGAAGTCAGGCAGAGGAGATGCTACTAATTCTGTTACCTCTTCACCATCAAAGAAAGGtgaagaaaaagataaatctggtgGCTCATCATCATCAACTATTCCTTCCTTGAAAGAGAATATTGTTCTTGATGCTGCCTTGCTGGGAGCGAAACGAACACTTGAAATAGACGACAAAATTAGTCCACCTATCGCTGCAGAGCCTCCAGAATTCGCTATCCAACAGAAAGGATGTGAACCTCGTGGAATTAAGGATCACAAGGGTTGTAAGAAGTCTCCTAATGCTAAGCAGAGTGATTAG
- the LOC107606211 gene encoding uncharacterized protein At1g04910: MKLHLFDQLNHSQRSALAAVSVILFPYFFPNLFQPLGRASPSMFSEWNAPRPMHVDLLEGALQRQTPVELQTSLWSPLEFQGWKRCIEPPKSPSLPQKSRGYIQVFLDGGLNQQKMGICDAVAVAKILNVTLVVPHFEVNPVWQDSSSFADIFDVDHFIDVLRDDISIVKELPSDYSWSTRQYYATGIRATRIKTAPVQATADWYIENVLPVLQSYGIAAIAPFSHRLTFNNLPSDIQRLRCKVNFEALTFVPHVKELGETIIHRLRQTPSINQAKGNDYMMEGTVEFIKQQIGKYIVLHLRFDKDMAAHSACDFGGGKAEKLALAKYRQVIWQGRVLKAQFTDEELRNQGRCPLTPEEIGLLLAALGFNNKTRLYLASHKVYGGEARIASLSKLFPLMEDKRSLVSAEELAKVNGKASLLAAVDYYVSMHSDIFISASPGNMHNALVGHRAYMNLKTIRPNMGLLGQLFQNKSIGWPEFQSAVLDGHRNRQGQIRLRKEKQSIYTYPAPDCMCKA, from the exons ATGAAGCTTCACTTGTTCGATCAACTCAACCACTCTCAAAGATCAGCTCTTGCTGCAGTTTCCGTTATTCTCTTCCCCTATTTCTTTCCCAACTTGTTCCAACCTTTGGGTCGCGCTTCTCCTTCTATGTTCTCT GAATGGAATGCTCCAAGGCCTATGCATGTGGATTTGCTTGAGGGTGCTTTGCAACGCCAAACT CCTGTGGAACTTCAAACTAGTCTCTGGTCTCCTTTGGAATTCCAAGGATGGAAACGTTGTATTGAGCCTCCAAAATCACCTT CATTACCCCAAAAGTCTCGGGGTTATATCCAGGTTTTCCTTGATGGAGGTTTGAACCAGCAGAAGATGGGG ATATGCGATGCTGTTGCTGTTGCTAAGATTTTGAATGTTACATTGGTGGTTCCACATTTTGAAGTTAATCCTGTTTGGCAAGATTCAAG TTCATTTGCCGATATATTTGATGTAGATCACTTCATTGATGTCCTCCGTGATGACATCTCAATTGTGAAAGAACTTCCTAGTGACTATTCATGGAGCACAAGGCAATACTATGCCACAGGCATAAGAGCTACTAGAATTAAAACAGCACCAGTTCAAGCCACTGCTGACTGGTACATAGAAAATGTCTTGCCTGTACTTCAGAG TTACGGGATTGCTGCTATTGCACCCTTCTCTCATCGCTTGACATTCAACAACTTGCCATCAGACATCCAGCGTCTCCGTTGTAAGGTCAACTTTGAAGCATTGACCTTCGTTCCACATGTCAAGGAGTTAGGAGAAACCATCATTCATCGCCTTCGACAGACTCCTAGCATCAACCAAGCAAAGGGGAATGACTATATGATGGAGGGAACTGTTGAATTTATAAAACAGCAAATTGGGAAGTATATTGTGTTGCATCTGCGTTTTGACAAG GATATGGCTGCTCATTCAGCTTGTGACTTTGGTGGGGGTAAAGCTGAGAAACTTGCTCTAGCTAAGTATAGACAGGTGATTTGGCAGGGAAGGGTGTTGAAAGCTCAATTCACCGATGAAGAGTTAAGAAATCAGGGGCGTTGCCCGCTGACTCCCGAAGAGATCGGATTGCTTCTGGCAGCTTTGGGGTTCAACAATAAAACACGGCTTTATCTCGCTTCCCACAAG GTTTATGGTGGAGAAGCTAGGATAGCATCTTTAAGCAAATTGTTTCCACTGATGGAAGATAAGAGGAGTCTAGTCTCCGCTGAGGAACTGGCCAAGGTTAATGGAAAGGCATCACTATTAGCTGCTGTTGATTATTATGTGAGCATGCACAGTGACATCTTCATTTCTGCTTCTCCTGGCAATATGCACAATGCTCTG GTGGGACACCGTGCTTATATGAATCTGAAGACTATCAGGCCAAACATGGGGCTATTGGGGCAGCTATTTCAGAACAAAAGCATAGGCTGGCCAGAATTTCAGAGCGCAGTTCTTGATGGACATAGAAATAGACAAGGCCAGATAAGATTAAGAAAAGAGAAGCAATCAATTTATACATACCCTGCTCCTGATTGCATGTGTAAAGCTTAA